The genomic DNA GGCCGCCTTCCGGGCAAGGAGCCTCACCTCCTCCACCTGGGCGTCAATGAGGGCGGAGCGGAGGCGCTGGTACTCGGGGTTGGGGCTGTCAAAGGCCAGGTCCTGGGCGGTGAGGGTGGCGATCTGGTCGTAGCGGGCGCGGAAGGTCTCGTAGGCCGCCTTCTTGGTGCTATACTCCAGGGTGACGGCCTCCTTCTCCCGCTCCTGGGCGGCGATCTGGGCGCGGAGGGCCCGGATGCGCTGGTCGTACTCCGCCAGGTTCCGCTCCAGGGCCTTGCGCTCCGCCTCGAGGGCCGCAAGCTCCGCCTGCAGGCCCACCACCTGGTCCCGGTAGCGCAGCACGTCCGGGCTCACCTCCCGCAGGCGAACCTCCGGGTTCGCGGCCAAACGCTTTAGGTTCTCCGCGTAGCGGTACACGGCGTTGTACACGTCCCGCGCCACGTCCAGCTCCGTGAGAAGCCGCGCCCGCTCCGCCTCCTCCTGGGCAATCCTCTCCTGAAGCGCCTGAACCTGCGGGGCCA from Thermus filiformis includes the following:
- a CDS encoding GNVR domain-containing protein gives rise to the protein APQVQALQERIAQEEAERARLLTELDVARDVYNAVYRYAENLKRLAANPEVRLREVSPDVLRYRDQVVGLQAELAALEAERKALERNLAEYDQRIRALRAQIAAQEREKEAVTLEYSTKKAAYETFRARYDQIATLTAQDLAFDSPNPEYQRLRSALIDAQVEEVRLLARKAALEARLAQVESRIALLRERVAKAQVEQDRVNQALELAKNTYLALTQKKTDLQIELASSQNSLAQVIAPAYPIYEKVAPKRGLILALAVALGLMLGVMGAFLAEALRPPHPGSSREGGLG